In one Lolium rigidum isolate FL_2022 chromosome 3, APGP_CSIRO_Lrig_0.1, whole genome shotgun sequence genomic region, the following are encoded:
- the LOC124697170 gene encoding protein FAF-like, chloroplastic produces MGPSPLALDGQCHPVSLLPPCLQIALRAHHPNHPCQQQSTARATSDLVDCRAAARRTTLAKSAAPSQGASFPQLPLRIFLRKSKMSVAVCRVPAAFQAPTWLRPAELYKPEVVVADDRPAQVDIWNAIQAAGVDDKVATAKKVVSKPYVSPRVRRSMSQKSLEICTESLGCETGSGDFTASLDAVDMLSFFGSPLPAAPVEAEESFWQHTAAYPDEQPEAKDDLVAVNYHRSGVRRSPPRSFPPPLPSMSSRDGPCLKMCSSRQDGRLVMEAVVVRPRGYLQANRQDGRLCLSFIECSARGQGAASMSTGATEASSYFPIVEDKCEQEQEVAMEMEEEDEEEVEVVDRGTVVEVKVSSQPQAPAAAKVHRSTLVINKFVGSTPFTFDQPRGQHADAPLPEPSARDEAAPKPTLRRVPSSTTTLAAAVAVASTETGSPPTPCDDDEDDDEGCGGQHPSALATADNKQQHLLLFTSRRGDKHDLLQSVRRCRQLRQNPLFILEPYCIAT; encoded by the coding sequence ATGGGGCCCTCTCCTTTGGCCTTGGACGGCCAATGCCATCCAGTCTCTCTCCTTCCCCCCTGCCTACAAATAGCCCTCCGAGCTCACCACCCAAACCATCCGTGCCAGCAACAGAGCACAGCAAGAGCCACAAGTGATCTAGTAGATTGCAGAGCAGCAGCAAGACGTACTACACTAGCTAAATCAGCAGCTCCTTCACAGGGAGCAAGCTTCCCGCAGCTGCCACTTCGCATCTTCCTCCGCAAGTCGAAGATGTCGGTGGCCGTGTGCCGTGTCCCGGCGGCGTTCCAGGCGCCTACCTGGCTGCGCCCCGCCGAGCTGTACaaaccggaggtggtggtggctgaCGACCGGCCTGCTCAGGTGGACATCTGGAATGCCATCCAGGCCGCCGGCGTGGACGACAAGGTGGCCACCGCCAAGAAGGTGGTCTCCAAGCCGTACGTCAGCCCGCGCGTGCGCCGGTCGATGAGCCAGAAGAGCCTCGAGATCTGCACCGAGAGCCTCGGCTGCGAGACCGGCTCAGGCGACTTCACCGCGTCGCTTGACGCCGTCGACATGCTTAGCTTCTTCGGTTCCCCTCTGCCGGCAGCGCCTGTCGAGGCAGAGGAGTCTTTCTGGCAGCACACTGCGGCCTACCCGGACGAACAGCCTGAAGCGAAGGACGACCTCGTGGCCGTGAACTACCACCGCTCGGGCGTGAGGCGGTCGCCGCCCCGCTCTTTCCCGCCGCCGTTGCCGTCCATGTCGAGCCGCGACGGGCCGTGCCTGAAGATGTGCTCGAGCCGCCAAGACGGGCGCCTCGTCATGGAGGCGGTGGTCGTGAGGCCGCGCGGGTACCTCCAGGCAAACCGCCAGGATGGTCGCCTCTGCCTCTCCTTCATCGAGTGCTCTGCCCGCGGGCAGGGCGCCGCAAGCATGAGCACCGGGGCGACCGAGGCATCGTCGTACTTCCCGATCGTGGAGGACAAGtgcgagcaggagcaggaggtggccatggaaatggaggaggaagacgaggaggaggtggaggtggtggacagAGGAACTGTCGTGGAGGTGAAGGTCAGCTCGCAGCCCcaggcgcccgccgccgccaaggTGCACCGGTCGACGCTCGTCATCAACAAGTTCGTGGGCAGCACGCCCTTCACCTTCGACCAGCCCCGTGGGCAGCACGCGGACGCGCCACTTCCCGAGCCGTCCGCCCGCGACGAAGCGGCGCCAAAGCCAACGCTGCGCCGGGTGCCCTCTTCCACGACGACGCTCGCcgccgcggtggcggtggcgtcgaCCGAGACCGGCTCACCACCCACTCcctgcgacgacgacgaggacgacgacgaagggtGCGGCGGGCAGCACCCGTCGGCCTTGGCGACCGCCGACAACAAGCAGCAGCATCTCCTCCTCTTCACCTCGCGGCGCGGCGACAAGCACGACCTGCTGCAGAGCGTGCGCCGGTGCCGGCAGCTGCGGCAGAATCCGCTCTTCATCCTCGAGCCGTACTGCATTGCCACATGA